The Tessaracoccus timonensis sequence GTGGCATCACTGGCAATCCAGCTTCGGTCAGCGCGGTAGCGGCCTTCGCGCTCGAGCTGCTCGAACGTTTTCGCCCAGCGGTCCGCAGTTCCGAAGACCATGGCGAAGGGGAGGTATCGGCTGAAGACATCGATGCCTTCCTCGAACTTGATCTGATCGGCCTCGGCGGTGCGCAGGTATAGCTCAAATCCGCGCGCCTGCTGCAGCATTGCCGAGCCACGCGCGGTGCGGCGCTTACTGTTCATGCCCACCACAATGAGGCCGATGCCCAGCACGATCAGGGGCAGCCCCAGCAGGGCCAGGGAATGCTGATACAACAACCAGCCGAGCCCCGCCCCGGCCAGGGCGATGACGACACCGAGCGTAGACTTCTTCACGCCGCTCGTTCGAGGATCCTGCACGAACCACTTGTTCTTCGTCATCTGGTGGTAAAGGTTCTGACGCGCCTGTGCCATGACGTCGTGGAAGCGCTCGTCGCGCAACTCCTGCGTAGAGCGCGTCTGCTTGCCCTCGAAAATGAGGTTGAGCAGGGTGTGCTCGAAGGTGTGGAGCCCTTTGGTGCTCTTGCCCAGCGCGCGCAGGGTGAAGTCCTTGCCGTTCGGGTCGGGGATGATCTGGACATAGCCGCGTACGGCGAGATCGATGATGGTGGCGGACACGTCGATGCCGTCCGCCGTCGCGTCGATGAGCGTGCCGATCTCGCCAGGCGTGGCGCCCGCTGGAGGCTGGAACTGCACTGCGACGGGAATCTTGCTCGTATTCTTGAGCCCGACGGGAGCCTCTTCACCCTCTGCCGGTGCGAGGCCAGGTGTGAGCCCGAGGTACACCAGGTCGCGCTTCGCCCGGCGGGTCATCACCCAGGTGCCGATGGCAGCGACGATGGAGAGCCCACCTACGACCGTCCCCGGAACAACACCCGGAGTGAGGTTGGAACCGACGGTGGGTACCCGTCGCTTACTGGGTGTCGCGCCGTTGAACGTTCCCTTGGGGAAGCCCGCGACGAGCTGGACGCCCTGCCTGGTGGGGATGCGGTCGATGTGAATGTAGGACTTGCCGCCATCGACGTTTGCGGGGCATTTGGTGCGGTTGGCGGGGCCGGTGAAGCAGGCGGTCTTCTCCACGCCCACCGGGCCGGACATCGTCGCGTTGAAGTTGGTGAACTGCGAATCGAGGTTGGAGAACATCTGCCAGCTGAACTCGGCGAGCCCGGATTGCGGGTGATCGTCCCAGGCGATGCCTTTCACCGTGAACTCCAGCTTGTACTGCTGGGGCTCGTGGTAGCGGACATCCTTATCGCCGATTTTCCACTCCACCGCGTTCTGGCCATCCGTCACCTTGAGCTTGGTTCGGGCGCCCGTGGGGGAAGAGACTTTCGGCTTGGAATAGTCGAAGACGTATTCCTCGTCGGGATTCTGGCCATCCTTCTGCGTAGTGAAGAACTGCAAGACGGGCCCGCGCCCGGACTTCTGGTCGAATTCCATGGTGAATTCCATGGTTACGTGGGCGGTGCCCTGCTCGTCGAGCCGCACGTCCACGTTGATGTCGCGGTACGGGATGCCCTCTTGCGCATGAGCGGCAGGCGCCGCCATGAAGAACACCAGGAGGCCGGCCAACAACGCAAAGATCCGCCGTTTCGTCATGGGCCAATCTTAACGATGCACTGTGTCAGGGTTTGTCGCCTGGACGTCGACTGAGCGCACACCAGATGCGAATTCTGGCCCTCATAGGGCGGTTATTTCCATCTGGTGTGCGCTCAGTCGAGTAACTGGGAGATCACTCCTCGACGCCGAGAGCCTCCGCCATTTCCTCGCGCAGGCGCCGGAGCAGTTCGGCGGCAGCGTCGCGCGAGCGGCTCACATCGTCGGCGGGATCCATGCGCACCTCGAGGTAGCACTTCAGCTTGGGCTCCGTGCCACTCGGGCGGGCGACGACGTGCACGCGCTGACCGGTGAGCTCGATCGCGTCGGTGGGCGGCAGCTCCGGTGACCCAGGCAGCAAATCCACGACGGTGACGGGCTCGTCGAGCAGCGTCGTCGGCGGATTGTCGCGTAACCTTGCCATGGCCTGGGCGATGATCGACAGATCCGCCACCCGCACCGCGAGCTGGGATGTAGCGTAGACGCCGTAGTGGCGCACGATATCGTCGAGCCGGTTCTGGATGGTCTTGCCCTCCGCCTTGAGCTCGGCGGTGATGCGCAGCACCGTCATGGCTGCGGAGATGCCGTCTTTGTCGGGCACCGCTTGCGGGTCGCAGCAGTAGCCGATGGCCTCCTCGTAGCCGAATGCGAGGTTCGGCACGCGTCCGATCCACTTGAATCCGGTGAGTGTGGTCTGGTGTTCGCGCCCGGCGTCGCGTGCCATGGCGCGCAGCAGCGTCGAGCTGACGACGGAGTTCGCGAGCACGCCAGGGACTCCGCGACGGATGGCGTCGTCGCCGAGCAGCGCGCCCAGCTCATCGCCGGTGAGCATCCGCCAATCGCCGTCCATTCTCGTCGCGACGGCGCACCGGTCGGCGTCGGGGTCGTTGGCGATGACGACGTCTGCTTCAGCGTGGCGGGCGAGGGCGAGCGCCAAATCGATGGCGCCTGGCTCCTCGGGGTTGGGGAACGAGACGGTGGGGAAATCCGGGTCGGGGTTGGACTGCTCGGACACCTCGACGGGCTTGGGGAACCCAAGAGTGCGTGCGGCTTGCCGGACGACGCGGGCGCCGACGCCATGCATCGATGTGTGCACCCAGCGGACGTCTGTCGGTGCGTCTGGCTCGACGAGTTCCTG is a genomic window containing:
- a CDS encoding DUF2207 domain-containing protein, with protein sequence MTKRRIFALLAGLLVFFMAAPAAHAQEGIPYRDINVDVRLDEQGTAHVTMEFTMEFDQKSGRGPVLQFFTTQKDGQNPDEEYVFDYSKPKVSSPTGARTKLKVTDGQNAVEWKIGDKDVRYHEPQQYKLEFTVKGIAWDDHPQSGLAEFSWQMFSNLDSQFTNFNATMSGPVGVEKTACFTGPANRTKCPANVDGGKSYIHIDRIPTRQGVQLVAGFPKGTFNGATPSKRRVPTVGSNLTPGVVPGTVVGGLSIVAAIGTWVMTRRAKRDLVYLGLTPGLAPAEGEEAPVGLKNTSKIPVAVQFQPPAGATPGEIGTLIDATADGIDVSATIIDLAVRGYVQIIPDPNGKDFTLRALGKSTKGLHTFEHTLLNLIFEGKQTRSTQELRDERFHDVMAQARQNLYHQMTKNKWFVQDPRTSGVKKSTLGVVIALAGAGLGWLLYQHSLALLGLPLIVLGIGLIVVGMNSKRRTARGSAMLQQARGFELYLRTAEADQIKFEEGIDVFSRYLPFAMVFGTADRWAKTFEQLEREGRYRADRSWIASDATYDAWFYNSMANNFASSFSDSVNAASAAHASTSSSGGSGFSGGGGFGGGSAGSW
- a CDS encoding phospho-sugar mutase; the encoded protein is MSIIDDAIAWRDADFDPDTRAELADLITRSESRDSDIARPALEAIESAFAGPLQFGTAGLRGQLGPGPARMNRVVVTRAAAGFARWLHGEGITAGRVIVGYDARYKSADFALDTAQIFAGTGYDVLLTDEPTPTPLIAYGIQHYGCVAGIVVTASHNPPQDNGYKVYLGDGSQIVPPVDGQIAACIAEVATEDLTALPRSDERTIIGDDLRDAYVARLQELVEPDAPTDVRWVHTSMHGVGARVVRQAARTLGFPKPVEVSEQSNPDPDFPTVSFPNPEEPGAIDLALALARHAEADVVIANDPDADRCAVATRMDGDWRMLTGDELGALLGDDAIRRGVPGVLANSVVSSTLLRAMARDAGREHQTTLTGFKWIGRVPNLAFGYEEAIGYCCDPQAVPDKDGISAAMTVLRITAELKAEGKTIQNRLDDIVRHYGVYATSQLAVRVADLSIIAQAMARLRDNPPTTLLDEPVTVVDLLPGSPELPPTDAIELTGQRVHVVARPSGTEPKLKCYLEVRMDPADDVSRSRDAAAELLRRLREEMAEALGVEE